A single genomic interval of Helicoverpa armigera isolate CAAS_96S chromosome 22, ASM3070526v1, whole genome shotgun sequence harbors:
- the LOC110371722 gene encoding uncharacterized oxidoreductase TM_0325, with protein MVVLITGGSAGIGATTAELFAKECATVAIVGRNEANLNKVAKCCESFGAPSLAIKADIATDEAAKVIVKKTIDKFGKLDVLVNNAGILREAALEADNFLKIFDDVMNVNIRGAARLTYYAAPHIIKTKGNIINISSIAGLCTQRPKNIAYRTSKAALNHFSRSVALELAPHGVRVNSICPGPTHTGLFDGLAVTADDLKSKAALNRVLDTIEIANMILYLASDKAKGITGSNFLIDNGVLLMYK; from the coding sequence atggtaGTTCTGATCACAGGTGGGAGTGCAGGTATTGGTGCCACTACAGCAGAATTATTTGCTAAAGAATGTGCCACAGTAGCTATTGTTGGTAGAAACGAAGCTAACCTTAATAAAGTTGCCAAATGTTGTGAGAGTTTTGGTGCACCCTCACTAGCAATAAAAGCAGACATAGCTACAGATGAAGCAGCTAAAGTAATAGTGAAGAAAACTATCGACAAGTTTGGGAAACTAGATGTGCTAGTCAACAATGCTGGAATATTGAGAGAAGCAGCCTTAGAAGCGGACAATTTCTTAAAAATCTTTGATGACGTGATGAATGTTAACATACGCGGTGCCGCTCGCCTCACGTATTATGCAGCTCCACACATCATCAAAACTAaaggaaatataataaacatatcaaGCATAGCTGGACTTTGTACACAGAGACCGAAAAACATAGCTTATAGGACATCCAAAGCTGCTTTGAACCATTTTTCTAGAAGTGTAGCCTTAGAACTTGCTCCACACGGGGTAAGAGTGAACTCAATATGCCCTGGACCAACTCATACAGGACTTTTTGATGGTCTGGCAGTAACAGCAGATGATTTAAAAAGTAAAGCAGCGTTGAACAGGGTTTTGGATACCATTGAGATTGCTAATATGATTCTTTATCTTGCTAGTGATAAAGCAAAAGGTATTACTGGCTCTAATTTTCTTATCGATAATGGTGTTCTGTTGATGTACAAATGA